The DNA window CGGGCTGGGCCATGGAGACCGAGGAGTAGCCCCAGCCCCAGGCGGAGAACTCGTCGGAGGTGATGACCTGTCCGTCGGCGGAGGAGACCTCCAGCTTGAACTGGCCGTATTCGTTCACGTCCATGCCCAGGGGTTCGATCCCACCGTCCAGGTCCAGGGGGACCTGCTTGACGATCTGGAACTGGTATTCGGAGACGAAGCGGTAATGGCCGTCGTTGTCCTTGCGGTAGAGCGATTCCCAGACCTTGCGGTAAAGGGTGGCCTTGGCGGGCCCGGCCTTGAAGGGCTTGCCCTGGGGATCCAGGGAAACGATGTCGTAGCGGACCTTCCGGCCCTCGGAATCGCCGTATTCGTCGCTCTTCATACGGTTGCGGAGCCCGATGTAATAGGGATAGGGGTGGAAATCCACGGTCTTGACGCCGGAGATGGCGCGGCTTCCCTCGTCCAGGACGGTCCCGACCACCTGGGCGGAGAGCAGGCCCCGGGGTTTGGCATCCGGGAGCTTGAGGGTGACGGCGAAGCCGCCCTGGGCGTCCAGGGTCCCTTGGCCGGCCTCGGTCTCGAATTCCTTGAAGTCGTTGTTGGGATCGCCGAACTTGAAGTCCGAATAGCCCTTGGGACGGAAGGCCTTGTCCGTGAAGACGGTCCGCACGGAGACCTTCTGGTTGGCGGCCGGGGCGCCGAAGAGGAAGTCGCCCTGGACATGGGCTTGCAGGCTGTCACCCAGTTGGTAGGAGTCCTTGTCGGTCTTGACCGCGACGCGGATGCGGTCCGGGATGAAGTCCTCGACGCTGAAGGAGACGGCGCCCACCTCGTTCTTTTCCCCGATGGTCAGGCTGGCCCGGTATTTCCCCGTCTTGGCGTAGGTGGGGATGGGGATGTCCAGGTCGAAGCCCCCGTCGGACTGGGACTTGGCCATGGTCTCCAGGAAGACCTTGGATTGGGGGTCGTAGAGGGTCAGTTTCGCCGGCATGGAAGGGGGCGTGTCCAACTGGGCGGTGCGCAGGATGCCCGCCAGGTGGGCCTTGTCGCCGGGCCGATAGACGCCCCGGTCGGTGAAGAGATAGGCCTGGAGGTCCTTGGACTGGTCGCGGCCGGAGATGTCGTAGTCGGCCAGGGAGATCTCGGACGAATCGAAAAGAAGGAAGGATTCGTCGTCCCCCAGCTTGGCGGTGATGAGCAGGGGGGTCATCTTCTCCTTGTCGAAGGCCGAAAGCCCCTCGAAGACCGCCTTCCCGTCCTTGTCGGTGGTGGCATGGGCCAGGGGCTGGTTGTTGGTGCTGATGAGGGTCAATTCGACCCCGGCGAGGGAATGGAGGGTGGTCAGGGAATTGGCGAAGACCACATAGGAATCGGCGGTCTTGCGGGCGATGAGCCCGATGTCGGTGACCAGCACCCACTTGGAGTCGGTCAGTTTTCGGTTCGTGTCGTAGTCGTAATCGTCGTCCCCGCCCTCCTCGTCGTCGCCTTCCCCGGCGTCGGCCTGGTGGGGACGGCCCCCGGTCCTCAGGAAGACCCGGAAGAGGCCTTTGCGCTTGCCTTGGGCCAATTCGCGCATGCTGTAGGCGGTGGTCACCATGGTGTTGCGGTCGCGGCTGAGCGTCACATCCTCGGTCTTGACGTGCTGGCCCAGGTTCTGGAATTGCCCCTCATAGTAGTAATAGCGGTAATAGCCGGAGGCCCCCAGGATCCGCCCGCCGAATTCCCTCAATAGATAGACCAGGTTGTTCATGAAGACCTTGTCCACCATCACCTGGGCCTTGGAGACGTTCACCGAATTGATGGCCAGGTTCATCTCCCCGCGGCGGGGGAGGTAGAAGCCGTCGTCGGCGAAGGTGAGCATGGGTTCCAGGTCGGTGATCTCGATGTCCTTCTTGACCTCGGCGGGAAGCACGGACCCGTCGATCCCCTGCAGGCCGTCCCGGACGGTCACGTGGTAGGTCTGCCCGCCCTGGAAACGGCCCCTGAGGAAGACGGTCTGATAGGAAGCGGTGGCCGAGAACTCGACGTCGGGGCTGACCACGATGTAGTCCTTGAGGCGGGAGGTGTCGACCGGCGAGGAGAAATTCAGTCGGATGGCGATGTTCCCCGGGTTGGTATCCACCTCGGCGCTCTTGAGCTCCAGGTCCTTGGCCATTTGCGGCTCCAGGTCCTGGGTGACGGCGTGCCCCAGCCCTCCGCCGCAGCTGACACAGGCCAGGTCGCCCGTCAAGGCCACCTTCAAGTGGGCCTTGCCCTTGCGCGGTTCGATGGGTTGGGTGATGAGGGAATGGAGGCTCCCGGTGGCCAGGGTCTCGAAGGAAAAGGGGACGGTCTTTCCGTTCTCGTCCAGCACGATCACGTTCTGTACCAGGTCCTTCTGGGCGACGGGATAGTTGAATTCCAGGCCGATCCGCACCCGGCTTTTTTCGCCCTTGGACAGGGTCCTTTCATAAAAACCGCTGACGCTCTTGACCTCGAAATCGGGGGTCTGGAAATGGAAGGTGCTGCTGCCGTCGATCTTCTTCCCGGAAACGGCGTCCTCCAGGACCTGGACGGTGTAGCGGGTGGCGGGGGCCAGGGGAACGGCGGCGGTATAGGAGAGGGTCCGGGCGTCCTTCCAAATATAAAATCCCGGGATGGGCGGATCGATGTCCATCAAATGACCCTGAAAGCGCCGGTTCAGGGCGGATTCTTCGGCGACCTTACGGTTGAACTGGATGGTGAGTTCCTGTTGGTTGACGGCCACTTGTCCGGTCGGGCTGAATTGGGAGATCCGGATCCCGGGACGGTAATGGAACAGGGTGCCCAGCGCGAGAAGGAGAAGTCCCCCAAGAAAGAGCTTCTTGCGGGTGCCCGGGTCCTTCCAGCGGATGGATCTTAGGGAGGATAGGGAACGGCCGAATAACGAAAGGACCTTTTTCATATATAGAAGGCTCCTTGGCTGGATGGTCGATAGGCTGGAGGAAGGGCCTATGATAAACCTGGGCCGAAGAGGCCAGTGTAAATAAACCGGCAAAAATACATCCTTATATAAGGGGAACCATGGCTTCCGCATTGACGCACGCTTTCGTTGGGTCCGTGATGGGGAAGATCATCCGTGGAAAGGACCGGATGCCACGGCGATTTTGGATCGGCCTGGCTTTAACGGCCGCTCTACCCGACCTGGATGTGGTCTCATTTCATCTGGGGATCCCCTATGAAAGCCCCTGGGGACACCGGGGATTCACCCATTCCCTGGTCTTCGCCGCTTTCCTGGGATGGCTGACCCTCGAACTGTTACGGCTGGGGGAAAAGCGTTTTTCGAGGAACTGGTGGATGCTGTGGGCCTGTTTTTTCCTGGCGACCGCCTCCCATGGGCTCCTGGACGCCATGACCAATGGCGGTATGGGCATCGCCTTCTTTTGGCCCTTTCGTAACGCCCGCTATTTCCTGCCCTGGCGGCCCATCCTTGTCTCGCCGGTCGCGTTCCAAGCTTTCTTCCACCATCGCGCCTTCGCGATCCTGAAAAGCGAGTTCCTGTGGGTCTGGATCCCGGTGGTCCTGCTTTGGGTTCTCTCCGCCATTCTTCGCCGGGTCTTGGGGAGTGAAAGGCCGAAATGACGCCGGTGGGGCCATTGCTAATCACGGCCTTTTTCCCTTAAACTTGAATCGCATCGTCGTAAGCATCAGTGGCGGTGTGTTGTCATCGGTGGTGGGCCTTTTCAAGTCGGCATCCCGGTAACAGGAACGCGACGGTGGGAAGCCTCGGGGCCGGTGGGACGCAAAGGATGCGGAAAGCGTAGGGCTCGAAAGATGCCACAGGGGCGCGTGAAGTGGTTCAACGCGGGCAAGGGCTACGGGTTCATCGAACAGGAGGGCGGGGAAGACGTGTTCGTTCACTTCTCGGCCATCCAGGGGGATGGGTTCAAGACCTTGACGGCGGGACAGGAAGTGACCTTCGAGATCGTGCAGGGCGCGAAGGGGAAGCAAGCCGCGAACGTAACCAAGACGGGGGCTTAACCGACACCAACCCAAAGGCCTTCCCAGCGATGGGAAGGCCTTTTTTGTTTGGATCCACTGGGAAGCATGGCCATGAAAAAAAAGAAGAACATCCAAACCTTTGAGACCGTCGCGCCCGGTGGCGCCGCCCAGGACGGCGCCAAGATCGACGTGCTGGCCTTCGGGGCCCATCCCGACGATGTCGAGATCGCCATGGGCGGCACGATCCTTTCCCTGAAGGACCGGGGCGCCCGGGTGGTCGTCTGCCACCTGACCGATGGGGAACCGACCCCCTATGGGAACCACAAGCTCCGTTTGAAGGAAGCGGAAGCCGCCGCCCGGGTCCTGGGACTGGACGATCACCTGATCCTTCCGCTCAAGAACCGTGAACTGCAGGACACGATCCCGGCCCGCCGCAAGGTGGCCGAGGTCATGCGCCGATACCGGCCCGCCATGGTCTTTGCCCCCTATTGGGTGGACGCCCATCCGGACCATTGGGGCGGCAGCCGACTGGTGGAAGCGGCCCGCTTCTGGGCCAAACTGGTCAAGACCGACATGAAAGGGGATCCTTGGTATCCCCCGAAGTTCTATTACCACCTTTGTTCGCACCTGCGCCCGAACGTCCAGCCGGCCTTCATCGTGGATACGACCGGTTTCCAGGACCGAAAGGTCCGGGCGGTCTCCTGCTACGAGAGCCAGTTCATCAAGAAGCCCGGGAGCCGGGCCCTGGAGTTCATCGGGGTGGCGAACCGCTATTGGGGGTCCATGATCGGGAGGGAAACGGGCGAACCCTTCTTTTCAAAGGAAAATATCGGGGTGAACGATCCGAGGATATTGCTTTAGGGCCGGCTTAGATCCGGCGGTTCTTCTGGCGTTTGATCGGTGCCAAGGCGAGCCCCACCATCCAGAAGCCCGACATCCCCAAAAAAGCCAGGCCGTCCAGGACCAGCGTCCCCAGCATGTTCTTGATCTTGCGGCCCATGACGAACCTCCTTCACTTTTTCAGACGGGCCAACATCCCCATTGGTTCAAGGTGCATAACCGATGCCAAGTGGCCCGGTCGGGCCGGGAAGAAAAGTATACGGCCGTATACTTTTTTCTTGACGGGGCATTGGGCGGCTTTTAGGATGTGCCGCGTAGGCCTCCTACCCCGTAGGACCTACCCCGCCTTCCTGCCAAGGAAGGTGACACCCACTACGAACCGCGTAAAAGCACGAAAAACCCGTCAAACGGGCTATAAATCAAGGAGCGATGAAATGGCGAGCGAGAAACAAAAGGCGTTGGATAACGCGATCCTGCAGATCGAGAAGGACCACGGCAAGGGCGCGATCATGAAACTGGGGGAGGCCAAGGTCCAGGACGTGAAGTCCATCTCCACGGGGGCCATCTCGGTCGATATCGCCACCGGCATCGGGGGGGTTCCCCGGGGCCGCATCGTTGAGATCTATGGACCGGAATCCTCCGGTAAGACCACCCTCACCCTCCATATCGTCGCCGAGTGTCAAAAAGCGGGCGGGACCGCCGTGTTTATTGACGCGGAACATGCCATGGACCCGGTCTATGCCAAGAAACTGGGGGTGAACGTGGATGAACTGCTCATCTCCCAGCCTGATTCGGCCGAAGAAGCCCTCCAGATCGCCGATACCCTCATCCGTTCCGGGGCCATCGACGTCATCGTCATCGACTCCGTGGCCGCCTTGGCCCCCAGGGCCGAGTTGGAAGGCGAGATGGGCGATGCCCACGTGGGGCTCCAGGCCCGCTTGATGAGCCAGGCCCTGCGTAAATTGACGGCTTTGCTCTCGAAATCCAACACCAGCGCCCTTTTCATCAACCAGATCCGCGAGAAGATCGGGGTCATGTTCGGGAATCCGGAGACCACCCCAGGGGGACGGGCCTTGAAGTTCTACTCCTCCATGCGGCTGGATGTGCGCCGGGTCGAGGCCATCAAGAGCGGGGACCAGAACATCGGGAACAAGGTGAAGGTCAAGGTGGTCAAGAACAAGACGGCCCAGCCTTTCCGGGAGGGTTTCGTCGACATCATCTTCGGGGAAGGCATCTCCAAGGAAGGTTCGCTCATCGATGTGGGCGTGGAAATGGGCATCGTGGACAAGAGCGGGACTTGGTTGAGCTTCGGGGAGACCAAGATCGGCCAGGGCCGGGACGCCGGCAAGGCTTTCTTGAAGGAACACACCGATGTCGCCGCCCAGATCGAGAAGAGGATCAAGGAAAAGGTCGGGCTGATCCCGGCGCCGGCCCAGGCACCCGCCAAGCCTTCGGCGACGGGCTCCGCCCCTGCGGCGGCTTCGGCGGACAAGCCGGTGGCCGCGCCCACGCCCTTGAAGCCCGAACTTAAGAAGGATGCCGGACTGGTCCTGACCGAGAAGGCCAAAGTCGCCTTGCGCAAGTGAGGTGGATCGATGGAAACCTATCGTCCGACCTATCGGAACGGCCAGTGGGTCGTGGTTGACTCGAACGGCGACGTGGTCGCCCTGTGCGAGAGCCAATCCGATTCGTTGGTCCAGGCGAACAGCCTGAACGGCTACTGACGAGTCGTTCTTTTGAAAAGGGGGCCTTTGGCCCCTTTTTTCATTTCATGGACCTGTCAAACACTGCCGGTTGCCTTAAAATGGCCCCCATCTCCAAAAGGGAAGGCCCATGACCCAGAAACCCATGAACAAGTTCCTGAAGATCATCCTGTGGATCATCGGCGGTTTTGTCGGCCTGGTGGTCCTGCTCCTGGCCGCTGCCGCCATCATCATCCCGATCAAATATCCGCCCGAGAAGTTGAAGGCCATGGCCACGGAGAAGCTCACCGAGACCCTTCATCACCAGGTCGCCGTCAAGGACGTTCGATTCAACATCCTCAGCGGCTTCAAAATCCAAGGCTTGAAAGTGGCGAACCGGGCGGGTTGGGACCCGACCCCGATCGTGGACGCCAAGGAGATCTCCATCTCCTATCAGTTGTTCCCCCTGCTTTGGGGCCAAGTGAAACTGGACGAGGTGGTGTTGGACCGCCCCGAGATCTTCATCGAGCGCCGGGGGATGGATTCCTTCAATTTTTCCGACATGACGGCCTCCACTTCTTCGGCCGTTCCGGCGGCCGCCCCCGCGGCCCAAGCGTCCGTCGCGGCCAAAAAGCCGGCCGCTAAGCCCAAGGCCAAGCCGAAACCGAAGAGCAAAAAGAAGGCGAAGCCCCACGCCGGATTGCCTTCCGAGACCCGCCCGGATGCTTTCGGGTCCTTGTTCGTCGCTTCCGCCTACGCCGATGACGGGACGGCTTCGAAGCCCGCGGACAAGGCTTCCAAGACCACCCTCCTGCTCACGGTGGGGAACGCCAAGATCGTGCACGGGAAGATGACCTACCTGGACCGCTCCGTGAACCCGCCTCAAAAGTACCTTTTGAGCGATCTGAACCTCCATATCGAGAACATCTCGATGGTCGGTGGAAAGTCCAATTTCACCATGAGCACCCCGGTGGAAGCCAATAACCAGAAGTATCAGTTCTCGCTCAAGGGGACCTACCGGTTCTTGATGGCCAGTTCGATGATCAAGGACATGGACATCGAAGGGATCTTGAACGACTCCCACAGCTTCCAGGTGAAGGGCGACCTGTCCTATGGGGATGGTATCGCCCCCAAATTGGATGGGGACGCCAGTCTCGACAGCCTGAAATTGGTGGATCTCATCCCCCGGAACCTGGCCAAGATGCCCCAGGGCCTGGTCTTAAAGGGACCCGCCCGGGTCGATTTCCACTTGGAAGGGAACACCAAGGCCGGTTTGGAATTGGACGGGTCCGCCGATGGCTCGAGCCTGGCGATCCAGTTCAAGGACTATTTCATCAAGACCGACAAGACCACCTGCAAGGTGGAGTTCAAGAGCTTGAACCGCATGGCCCAGGGGATCTATGACATCCCTTCGTTCAAGATCCATTACCAGGATTGGGATGTGAACGGTTCCTTCCATTACCAAAGCAATGGGCTTTATTCCGGCTCGGTCCATTCCAAGTCCTTGCCTTTCCAGGGGCTGCCGGGGATGTTCCCGAAATTGAAGAACACCACCGTGAACGGTTCGGGGGCCATGGACATCGATTTTTCCCAGGTCCTGGGAAAGCCCGAGTCCCTGAAGGTGAACGGGCTGGTGTCCTTGAAGGGGGTCGGGATCATCCTGCCGAAACAAGAACCCTATTTGGAGGACATCACGGGGCCGATCTACCTGAACGGGCAGGTCCTCCGGGTGCCCAAGGCGACCTTCAAATCCTTTGACGGGACGGGAGCCGCGGGGGTCACTTGGAACTACGTCAACGATGGTTATACGTACGGATTCGTCCTGAAGGATGTGAGCGCCCAGAAAGCCATCGATGCCAGCATCGACGCCTATGTGACCACCAAGGACTTCACCGACTATAAGGACAAGCTCCTGGGAAACCTCAACCTGTCCTATGCCGGTTCGGGAAGGGGATTCGGCGGCGACCAGATGATCGCCTCGGCCCTGGGGAACGGGAGCTATACGCTCGACCACGCCAAGGTCAAGGACCTTGCCCTGGTCAAGGCCATCAACAAGTACTTCAAGGACTCGAGCAACGAGATCGCCTTCGATCAGATCAAGGGTGTCCTGGTGATGAAGAACAAGGTCTTCACTTACACGGCGGATACGAACGGGAAGGTGGGCGCGGTCCGGGAAAGGGGCGGCATCAACGTGGCGGAGATGGTCTATGCCCCCGACATGACGGTCCAGGCCGATGTGAAGAAGGACTTCCTGAATTCGGACGCGGTCCTGGCCGGACTCCCGGGGGAAGTGAGGGGGCTGGTCAAGAACGTGGATTGGTTCGCGGACGGGAACGGGAACATCCCCATCGATTTCAAGTTCACCGGGCCGGTCAAACAGAACAATTACGCCTATGACTGGGACCGGCTGAAGAAGAACGTCGGGGACCATGCGGCCCAGGAGGCCAAAAAGGCCGTTGGCGACGCGGCGAAGCCCGTGCTCAACGATATCGGCAATAAATTAAAAGGATTGTTCGGCAAATAAGTCCCAAGAAATTCGTTCGGAAGCGATCGGGGCGGGGCGAAAGCCCCGCTCTTTTTTTATATAAGGAGAACCATGTTCGACCTCTTTTTCGCCTATGTTTACAAGTTCCTGCACCGTTACCTGGGTGTCCGCCGGCCCCTTTCCCACCGGGAAAAGACCCTGGCCTGGATGTTCAGCCTCTACGACTTCAATTACACCCTTTCGAGCGTCTTCCTGACGGTCTTTCTCTTCAAGAAGGACCATGACCTTCAGGTGCCGGTGTTCTTCTACCTGGCCCAATTCCTGGTGATCGTCCCGGCCTTCTGGGTGGGCGGACACCTTTCCAAGCGCTGGGGGAACCTGACCTCCTATCAACTGGGCTTTTTCTTCAGCGCGACCGTTTATGGCGCCACCCTGATCCTCCGGGAGAACGCCGCCGATCATCCCTTTCTCTTGGGGACCCTGGCGGGCACGGGGATCGGGTTCTATTTCCTGGGAGAGCATTCCCTGACCCTGGAGGAAACGAGCGAGAGGACGCGGGATTATTTCCTTTCGCTGACGACCTTCTTCACTTCGGTCCTTTGCATCCTGGCCCCGCAGATCTCGGGTTGGCTGATCGTTTCCTTCGGCAACCCCGCCAGGCCCGGCGGAAGCTCCTTGATCGGTTATTACTTTGTCTTCGCCATCGCCCTGGCCCTTTATTTAGTGCTTTTCTTCAAGAGTTTCCAATTCAAGGCCCATCCCACGGGGAAAGGGTTCGACTTCTGGCGGATCCTGACCATGCCCAATACAGGGGACTGGAAACGCCTCATGTGGTCGCAGGTCTTCCTGGGTTTGAGGAACGGGGCCTTCTGGTTTCTGGTACCTCTGCTCGTTTACCAGGTCTCCAAGAACGAGGCGGTGGTGGGGGGCTACAGCACCTTTGCCAACCTCCTGGGCGTCCTCACCTCTTATGGATTGTCCCTTTGGGCCAAGGCCGAGAACCGGCGGCAAGGACTTTGGGTCTCGTCGTTGCTTTTGGGTTTCGCTTCCGTGGGGCTGGCCCTCAAGGTCGCCTATTTCACCCTCTTCCTTTACGCCATCCTGGCCATGATCGGCGGCACCTGGCTCCAAGTGGTCTTCGGGGCCTTTTCCTTCAACATCCTTGAGAGGGCGAAGGAGGGAAAAAAGCACCGGATCGAATACCTGGCCGTCCGTGAAGTGCCTTTGGCCGTCGGCCGCCTGCTGAGCCTGGTCGGGCTCTACCTGGGCCAAGCCCACTTCGGGGAGTTGGGCCTTCGCCTGGCGGTGTTGGTCCTCGGGTTCTCCCACATGGGGATCCTCTGGCTGTTCCCCGGGGAGAAGTCCGCGGAAATACGCGCCCGGGAACGGAAAAGAGCTT is part of the bacterium genome and encodes:
- a CDS encoding alpha-2-macroglobulin; amino-acid sequence: MKKVLSLFGRSLSSLRSIRWKDPGTRKKLFLGGLLLLALGTLFHYRPGIRISQFSPTGQVAVNQQELTIQFNRKVAEESALNRRFQGHLMDIDPPIPGFYIWKDARTLSYTAAVPLAPATRYTVQVLEDAVSGKKIDGSSTFHFQTPDFEVKSVSGFYERTLSKGEKSRVRIGLEFNYPVAQKDLVQNVIVLDENGKTVPFSFETLATGSLHSLITQPIEPRKGKAHLKVALTGDLACVSCGGGLGHAVTQDLEPQMAKDLELKSAEVDTNPGNIAIRLNFSSPVDTSRLKDYIVVSPDVEFSATASYQTVFLRGRFQGGQTYHVTVRDGLQGIDGSVLPAEVKKDIEITDLEPMLTFADDGFYLPRRGEMNLAINSVNVSKAQVMVDKVFMNNLVYLLREFGGRILGASGYYRYYYYEGQFQNLGQHVKTEDVTLSRDRNTMVTTAYSMRELAQGKRKGLFRVFLRTGGRPHQADAGEGDDEEGGDDDYDYDTNRKLTDSKWVLVTDIGLIARKTADSYVVFANSLTTLHSLAGVELTLISTNNQPLAHATTDKDGKAVFEGLSAFDKEKMTPLLITAKLGDDESFLLFDSSEISLADYDISGRDQSKDLQAYLFTDRGVYRPGDKAHLAGILRTAQLDTPPSMPAKLTLYDPQSKVFLETMAKSQSDGGFDLDIPIPTYAKTGKYRASLTIGEKNEVGAVSFSVEDFIPDRIRVAVKTDKDSYQLGDSLQAHVQGDFLFGAPAANQKVSVRTVFTDKAFRPKGYSDFKFGDPNNDFKEFETEAGQGTLDAQGGFAVTLKLPDAKPRGLLSAQVVGTVLDEGSRAISGVKTVDFHPYPYYIGLRNRMKSDEYGDSEGRKVRYDIVSLDPQGKPFKAGPAKATLYRKVWESLYRKDNDGHYRFVSEYQFQIVKQVPLDLDGGIEPLGMDVNEYGQFKLEVSSADGQVITSDEFSAWGWGYSSVSMAQPDKLDLSLDKSEFSPGDIAQLRVRSPFPGKILVTVERDDVYWYTTATLTENTGVIQIPVPERFKPNVYVTATLIRSTDSMETHAPARAFGLVRMMVSKPADRIPVSLKAPAEIRPLTSLTVEVNAKPGAQVILAAVDSGILQLTDFRSPDPYDFFYGPLRLATVPMDLYSYVLPEVAKGKGPTGGSDGRRERNLARPQVKRVKPVALWSGLVKTNMLGHATVTFQVPQFDGELRLMAVAFKGSRFGAAESPLIVRSPIVLTPNLPRFLAMGDSFEIPVGVFNGTKQKGKVTVHLSSSGPVQVDGPASAEVEIGPSSMGQVLFQAHVLERVEPTDITLTADGLGASVSQVTSIPVRPARPIENFGGSGSVPPGKAVSFDLPDKLVQGTDRYSLVLSGLPTMRYMGGLAYLLHYPYGCIEQTTSAAFPLLYFNEVAKVAAPDLFKNNSADYFVGEGIRKIESMMDSRGGFSYWPGGSYSNYWCSVYASHFLAEAKLKGYDVSDRVIDGITHNLRSVARGDEQRDYYSYYDGWGENTRVYACYVLSLLGDPDMGTMNYFREQKLNQLPLYSRAQLALAYIHAGDPKTARSILPANARPNNDGKRETGGYFNSDVREAAMLLDAYVELDGEHPAIPSLLKFLNTHSRMGRWYNTQETSFALMALGKTFTKLSTGTFTGEIRIGGKKVRSFDSKSTVEVRGEDMGGQKVEIETQGEGTAFYFWEADGVVQGNGPVTSYDNDISVRRVYKDRDGGNLDLSKVAQGQMIVAEVTVSGAKDDYKNLAVVDLLPAGFEVENPRLESREVLPWVSQENGKTPVDFLDLRDDRVIFFLPLGTGQTYRYYYTLRAVTAGQFQLPPVKVESMYDPAVTSISDAGGVTVLRQ
- a CDS encoding AsmA family protein, encoding MTQKPMNKFLKIILWIIGGFVGLVVLLLAAAAIIIPIKYPPEKLKAMATEKLTETLHHQVAVKDVRFNILSGFKIQGLKVANRAGWDPTPIVDAKEISISYQLFPLLWGQVKLDEVVLDRPEIFIERRGMDSFNFSDMTASTSSAVPAAAPAAQASVAAKKPAAKPKAKPKPKSKKKAKPHAGLPSETRPDAFGSLFVASAYADDGTASKPADKASKTTLLLTVGNAKIVHGKMTYLDRSVNPPQKYLLSDLNLHIENISMVGGKSNFTMSTPVEANNQKYQFSLKGTYRFLMASSMIKDMDIEGILNDSHSFQVKGDLSYGDGIAPKLDGDASLDSLKLVDLIPRNLAKMPQGLVLKGPARVDFHLEGNTKAGLELDGSADGSSLAIQFKDYFIKTDKTTCKVEFKSLNRMAQGIYDIPSFKIHYQDWDVNGSFHYQSNGLYSGSVHSKSLPFQGLPGMFPKLKNTTVNGSGAMDIDFSQVLGKPESLKVNGLVSLKGVGIILPKQEPYLEDITGPIYLNGQVLRVPKATFKSFDGTGAAGVTWNYVNDGYTYGFVLKDVSAQKAIDASIDAYVTTKDFTDYKDKLLGNLNLSYAGSGRGFGGDQMIASALGNGSYTLDHAKVKDLALVKAINKYFKDSSNEIAFDQIKGVLVMKNKVFTYTADTNGKVGAVRERGGINVAEMVYAPDMTVQADVKKDFLNSDAVLAGLPGEVRGLVKNVDWFADGNGNIPIDFKFTGPVKQNNYAYDWDRLKKNVGDHAAQEAKKAVGDAAKPVLNDIGNKLKGLFGK
- the recA gene encoding recombinase RecA; translated protein: MASEKQKALDNAILQIEKDHGKGAIMKLGEAKVQDVKSISTGAISVDIATGIGGVPRGRIVEIYGPESSGKTTLTLHIVAECQKAGGTAVFIDAEHAMDPVYAKKLGVNVDELLISQPDSAEEALQIADTLIRSGAIDVIVIDSVAALAPRAELEGEMGDAHVGLQARLMSQALRKLTALLSKSNTSALFINQIREKIGVMFGNPETTPGGRALKFYSSMRLDVRRVEAIKSGDQNIGNKVKVKVVKNKTAQPFREGFVDIIFGEGISKEGSLIDVGVEMGIVDKSGTWLSFGETKIGQGRDAGKAFLKEHTDVAAQIEKRIKEKVGLIPAPAQAPAKPSATGSAPAAASADKPVAAPTPLKPELKKDAGLVLTEKAKVALRK
- a CDS encoding metal-dependent hydrolase; this translates as MASALTHAFVGSVMGKIIRGKDRMPRRFWIGLALTAALPDLDVVSFHLGIPYESPWGHRGFTHSLVFAAFLGWLTLELLRLGEKRFSRNWWMLWACFFLATASHGLLDAMTNGGMGIAFFWPFRNARYFLPWRPILVSPVAFQAFFHHRAFAILKSEFLWVWIPVVLLWVLSAILRRVLGSERPK
- a CDS encoding cold shock domain-containing protein; this translates as MPQGRVKWFNAGKGYGFIEQEGGEDVFVHFSAIQGDGFKTLTAGQEVTFEIVQGAKGKQAANVTKTGA
- the bshB1 gene encoding bacillithiol biosynthesis deacetylase BshB1, whose amino-acid sequence is MKKKKNIQTFETVAPGGAAQDGAKIDVLAFGAHPDDVEIAMGGTILSLKDRGARVVVCHLTDGEPTPYGNHKLRLKEAEAAARVLGLDDHLILPLKNRELQDTIPARRKVAEVMRRYRPAMVFAPYWVDAHPDHWGGSRLVEAARFWAKLVKTDMKGDPWYPPKFYYHLCSHLRPNVQPAFIVDTTGFQDRKVRAVSCYESQFIKKPGSRALEFIGVANRYWGSMIGRETGEPFFSKENIGVNDPRILL